One window of the Lycorma delicatula isolate Av1 chromosome 3, ASM4794821v1, whole genome shotgun sequence genome contains the following:
- the LOC142321990 gene encoding mitochondrial import inner membrane translocase subunit Tim13 → MDSLQTGGTSIKRDELMDQVKEQIAIANAQEILTKMTEKCFKKCIDKPGTSLGNSEQKCIAMCMDRYMDSWNVVSKAYTNRLQRERHRM, encoded by the exons atggattcgtTACAAACTGGTGGAACTTCAATAAAACGCGATGAACTGATGGATCAAGTTAAAGAACAAATTGCTATAGCAAATGCTCAAGAAATATTAAcg aaaatgacagaaaaatgttttaaaaaatgtattgataaaCCAGGAACATCATTAGGAAATTCTGAACAG aaatgtattGCCATGTGCATGGATCGTTATATGGATTCGTGGAATGTTGTGTCAAAAGCTTATACAAACAGATTGCAGAGAGAGAGACATAGGATGTGA